From a single Kitasatospora azatica KCTC 9699 genomic region:
- a CDS encoding RluA family pseudouridine synthase: MSTAAQIRTLPVPDGLEGERLDAALARMFGFSRTKAAELAADGKVRIDGSTVGKSERVTAGAWLEVEIPAPAAPVQIVPQHVDGMRIVHDDQDIVLVDKPVGVAAHPSPGWTGPTVIGHLAAAGYRISTSGAAERQGIVHRLDVGTSGLMVVAKSERAYTDLKRQFHDRITEKRYHTLVQGHPDPMSGTVDAPIGRHPSSDWKWAVTREGKPSITHYDLIEAYRAASLLAIKLETGRTHQIRVHMSALRHPCVGDLTYGADPTLAKRLGLTRQWLHAVSLGFEHPADGEWVEFSSEYPQDLQKALTIISAES, encoded by the coding sequence GTGAGTACCGCAGCGCAGATCCGCACCCTTCCCGTACCGGACGGCCTCGAGGGCGAGCGTCTCGACGCCGCCCTGGCCCGGATGTTCGGCTTCTCGCGGACCAAGGCCGCCGAGCTGGCCGCCGACGGGAAGGTCCGGATCGACGGCTCCACCGTCGGCAAGTCCGAGCGGGTGACCGCCGGCGCCTGGCTGGAGGTCGAGATCCCGGCCCCCGCCGCCCCCGTGCAGATCGTCCCGCAGCACGTCGACGGCATGCGGATCGTCCACGACGACCAGGACATCGTGCTGGTCGACAAGCCGGTCGGGGTGGCCGCCCACCCGAGCCCCGGCTGGACCGGCCCGACCGTGATCGGCCACCTGGCCGCCGCCGGCTACCGGATCTCCACCTCGGGCGCCGCCGAGCGCCAGGGCATCGTGCACCGGCTCGACGTCGGCACCTCCGGCCTGATGGTGGTCGCCAAGTCCGAGCGCGCCTACACCGACCTCAAGCGCCAGTTCCACGACCGGATCACCGAGAAGCGCTACCACACCCTCGTCCAGGGCCACCCGGACCCGATGAGCGGCACCGTGGACGCCCCGATCGGCCGGCACCCCAGCTCGGACTGGAAGTGGGCGGTGACCCGTGAGGGCAAGCCCTCGATCACCCACTACGACCTGATCGAGGCCTACCGGGCCGCCTCGCTGCTCGCGATCAAGCTGGAGACCGGCCGCACCCACCAGATCCGGGTGCACATGTCCGCGCTGCGCCACCCCTGCGTCGGCGACCTGACGTACGGCGCCGACCCGACGCTGGCCAAGCGCCTCGGCCTGACCCGCCAGTGGCTGCACGCCGTCTCGCTCGGCTTCGAGCACCCGGCCGACGGCGAGTGGGTGGAGTTCTCCAGCGAGTACCCGCAGGACCTGCAGAAGGCGCTGACGATCATCTCGGCGGAGAGCTGA
- a CDS encoding GNAT family N-acetyltransferase — MEIRVVASAADFALAKQVRRDVFVVEQEIPEELEYDELDATSTHLLAVAADGSPVGTARLIGSAEAYRLTGVVGRVLLGRLAVVKAARGTGLGAALVRAVEAAGRELGAEECELHAQVQALGFYERLGYVAEGPVYDDAGIPHRTMVRAL, encoded by the coding sequence ATGGAGATCCGCGTGGTCGCCTCGGCGGCCGACTTCGCGCTGGCCAAGCAGGTGCGGCGGGACGTCTTCGTGGTGGAGCAGGAGATCCCCGAGGAACTGGAGTACGACGAGCTCGACGCCACCTCCACGCACCTGCTCGCGGTCGCGGCCGACGGATCGCCGGTCGGCACCGCGCGGCTGATCGGCAGCGCCGAGGCGTACCGGCTCACCGGTGTGGTCGGCCGGGTGCTGCTCGGCCGGCTCGCCGTGGTCAAGGCCGCGCGCGGTACCGGTCTCGGCGCCGCGCTGGTGCGCGCCGTCGAGGCGGCCGGGCGGGAGCTGGGCGCCGAGGAGTGCGAGCTGCACGCACAGGTCCAGGCGCTGGGCTTCTACGAGCGCCTCGGGTACGTCGCCGAGGGGCCGGTCTACGACGACGCGGGGATCCCGCACCGCACGATGGTGCGCGCGCTCTAG
- a CDS encoding mechanosensitive ion channel family protein, whose amino-acid sequence MLRLLLTLLAVAAATLAVGWLVDQALQRAGARHPGSPVWALLRRCRIPLQLVAVAGLLLAAPRLLTGDVRHSVFLLLIACTGWLIVRITAAVLEAVLARYESTTEDPARLQRVRTQIGMLRRVVGALIAVVTIAVILLTFEAARTIGASLLASAGIIGIVAGVAAQGTLGNFFAGLQIAFSDTVRIGDTVVMEAQQGTVEEITLSYLVVRLWDYRRLIVPVSYFVSKPFENWTRKDPGLLASVLLHLDHSTPVPALRERLRRTLAGSTHWDGAEWALWVVDSTPSTILVRATMTARSPDETFALRCTVREDLIAYLREEHPEALPRIRTNED is encoded by the coding sequence GTGCTCCGGCTCCTGCTGACCCTGCTCGCGGTGGCCGCCGCGACCCTCGCGGTCGGGTGGCTGGTCGACCAGGCCCTGCAGCGGGCCGGCGCCCGCCACCCCGGCTCGCCGGTCTGGGCACTGCTGCGGCGCTGCCGGATCCCGTTGCAACTGGTGGCCGTCGCCGGCCTGCTGCTCGCGGCGCCACGGCTGCTCACCGGGGACGTGCGGCACAGCGTGTTCCTGCTGCTGATCGCCTGCACCGGCTGGCTGATCGTCAGGATCACGGCGGCCGTGCTGGAAGCGGTGCTGGCCCGCTACGAGAGCACCACCGAGGACCCGGCGCGGCTGCAGCGCGTGCGCACCCAGATCGGGATGCTGCGCCGGGTGGTCGGCGCGCTGATCGCGGTGGTCACCATCGCGGTGATACTGCTGACCTTCGAGGCCGCGCGCACCATCGGGGCCAGCCTGCTGGCCTCGGCGGGGATCATCGGCATCGTCGCGGGCGTCGCGGCGCAGGGCACCCTGGGGAACTTCTTCGCCGGGCTGCAGATCGCCTTCAGCGACACGGTCCGGATCGGCGACACCGTGGTGATGGAGGCGCAGCAGGGGACGGTGGAGGAGATCACCCTCTCCTACCTGGTGGTCCGGCTCTGGGACTACCGGCGGCTGATCGTGCCGGTCTCGTACTTCGTCAGCAAGCCGTTCGAGAACTGGACCCGCAAGGACCCGGGTCTGCTCGCGTCCGTGCTGCTCCACCTGGACCACTCGACGCCGGTGCCCGCCCTGCGCGAGCGGCTGCGCCGGACCCTGGCGGGCAGCACGCACTGGGACGGCGCGGAGTGGGCGCTCTGGGTGGTCGACAGCACGCCGAGCACCATCCTGGTACGGGCGACGATGACCGCCCGCAGCCCGGACGAGACCTTCGCGCTGCGCTGCACCGTGCGCGAGGACCTGATCGCCTACCTGCGCGAGGAGCACCCGGAGGCACTCCCGCGGATCAGGACGAACGAGGACTAG
- a CDS encoding neprosin family prolyl endopeptidase, giving the protein MRISATLLALSATLGLLALAPTAQAASPAPRAPLPPAATATTGPVCWFGACYDYVSGRQKTDAAGASIRMLQASPEVKPGDTQSHSLQELALQSADQKSTVEIGWTVDLGLNGDLRPHLFVYHWVDGAESCYNGCGFVQVSRTVKPGMAVRTGAAARFAIQNFGGDWWLFYNSQPVGYFPGSLWNGSYTRAQTITAFGEVAHADGATCEDMGNGLTGAARGSSWIDEFQLADSTDDPQLTVSATSPGLYDAGRGTATSFHLGGAGSGAC; this is encoded by the coding sequence ATGCGCATATCCGCGACCCTCCTCGCCCTCTCCGCCACCCTCGGCCTGCTCGCCCTCGCCCCCACCGCCCAGGCCGCTTCACCGGCCCCGCGGGCCCCCCTGCCGCCGGCGGCCACCGCCACCACCGGCCCGGTCTGCTGGTTCGGCGCCTGCTACGACTACGTCTCGGGGCGTCAGAAGACCGACGCCGCCGGCGCCTCGATCCGGATGCTGCAGGCCTCGCCCGAGGTCAAGCCGGGCGACACCCAGTCGCACTCGCTCCAGGAGCTGGCGCTGCAGTCGGCCGACCAGAAGTCCACCGTGGAGATCGGCTGGACCGTCGACCTGGGCCTCAACGGCGACCTGCGCCCGCACCTGTTCGTCTACCACTGGGTGGACGGCGCCGAGAGCTGCTACAACGGCTGCGGTTTCGTCCAGGTCTCGCGGACCGTCAAGCCGGGCATGGCCGTTCGGACCGGCGCCGCCGCCCGGTTCGCGATCCAGAACTTCGGCGGCGACTGGTGGCTCTTCTACAACAGCCAGCCGGTCGGCTACTTCCCCGGCTCGCTCTGGAACGGCTCCTACACCAGGGCCCAGACCATCACCGCCTTCGGCGAGGTCGCCCACGCCGACGGCGCGACCTGCGAGGACATGGGCAACGGGCTGACCGGCGCCGCGCGCGGCTCCTCCTGGATCGACGAGTTCCAGCTGGCCGACTCCACCGACGATCCGCAGCTGACCGTCTCCGCGACCAGCCCCGGCCTCTACGACGCCGGGCGGGGCACCGCGACCTCCTTCCACCTCGGCGGAGCGGGCAGCGGCGCCTGCTGA
- a CDS encoding helix-turn-helix domain-containing protein: MESVGQRVLRLRTERSLTQRALAEPAYTAAYVSTVESGKARPSEAALRHFADRLGVSAEELATGQPAHLATDLRLRLTDARQALASGDVSGAAGSFAELAEEARGHALVSEQATALTGLGECALETGDLDQAISSFQAAEELLAAAPLPRRITALRGRAVAHLLAGDLRYSCYLLETAIDQLNAAGLPDPAALLLLYSTVIAPYMDMGAQARAAHAASLALALAPQVDDPALVARMHRGVARTLLAEGRAAEADASLARAQELYQQLDLRTELAHCHWMRGYLRSQDGDTAQAERELRTARELLARPRPTLYTAQLDVELADVLRRRGHADEASRLLTQLTVTCGPVHAAAAHRLLGLIAEDHGDLVVAESQYRTALTLLDQLGANGDLADLCRLLGDLLRRTGRTEAALDVYRTGLGHRAAPGTTTLGPAPAEPLAHL; this comes from the coding sequence ATGGAGTCCGTCGGCCAACGAGTGCTGAGGCTGCGCACCGAGCGCAGCCTGACCCAGCGAGCCCTGGCCGAGCCCGCGTACACCGCGGCCTACGTCTCCACCGTCGAGTCCGGCAAGGCACGCCCCTCGGAGGCGGCGCTGCGGCACTTCGCGGACCGACTGGGCGTCAGCGCCGAGGAGCTGGCCACCGGGCAGCCGGCGCACCTGGCCACCGACCTGCGGCTGCGGCTGACCGACGCGCGGCAGGCACTGGCGAGCGGTGACGTCTCGGGGGCGGCCGGGTCCTTCGCGGAACTGGCCGAGGAGGCGCGGGGCCACGCACTCGTCAGCGAGCAGGCCACCGCTCTGACCGGCCTGGGTGAGTGCGCCCTGGAGACCGGCGACCTGGACCAGGCCATCTCCTCCTTCCAGGCCGCCGAGGAGCTGCTCGCCGCTGCCCCGCTGCCGCGGCGGATCACCGCCCTGCGCGGCCGCGCGGTGGCGCACCTGCTGGCCGGCGACCTGCGCTACTCCTGCTACCTGCTCGAGACCGCCATCGACCAGCTCAACGCCGCCGGCCTGCCCGATCCGGCCGCGCTGCTCCTCCTCTACTCCACCGTGATCGCCCCCTACATGGACATGGGCGCCCAGGCCCGGGCCGCCCACGCCGCCTCGCTCGCCCTGGCGCTCGCCCCCCAGGTGGACGACCCGGCCCTGGTCGCCCGGATGCACCGGGGCGTCGCCCGCACCCTGCTGGCCGAGGGCCGGGCCGCCGAGGCCGACGCCTCGCTGGCACGCGCCCAGGAGCTCTACCAACAGCTCGACCTGCGCACCGAACTCGCCCACTGCCACTGGATGCGCGGCTACCTGCGCTCCCAGGACGGCGACACCGCCCAGGCCGAGCGCGAACTGCGCACCGCCCGCGAACTGCTGGCCCGCCCGCGCCCCACCCTGTACACGGCGCAGCTGGACGTCGAACTGGCCGACGTCCTGCGCCGCCGGGGCCATGCCGACGAGGCCTCCCGGCTGCTCACCCAGCTGACCGTCACCTGCGGCCCGGTGCATGCCGCCGCCGCCCACCGCCTGCTCGGCCTGATCGCCGAGGACCACGGCGACCTGGTCGTGGCGGAGTCGCAGTACCGCACCGCCCTCACCCTGCTCGATCAGCTCGGCGCCAACGGCGACCTGGCCGACCTGTGCCGCCTGCTCGGCGACCTGCTCCGCCGGACCGGCCGTACCGAGGCGGCGCTCGACGTCTACCGCACAGGGCTGGGGCACCGGGCCGCGCCGGGGACCACGACGCTGGGGCCGGCGCCCGCGGAGCCGTTGGCGCACCTTTGA
- a CDS encoding alpha/beta fold hydrolase — translation MDLRGRLKLTRRRVLAAGLALKAVVGLGTAAVAFGGEQAVREQDQFLAMPEAPGSSAQVSIDTSFFTTGSAPRPAVLLAHGFGGSKTDEVGEAKKLARSGYAVLTWSARGFGKSTGKIGLNAQDGEVQDLKHLVDWLAQRPEVQLDGPGDPKVGITGASYGGAISLLGAAADARIDAIAPVITWWDLSQALFPQNVQGGSPADGVFKKLWAGIFFTSGSAGDLTASTTGKPAKSAPASGPPGCGRFTDELCAMYNRVATAGRPDPDAVALLRKSSPSTFASSIKVPTLVVQGQQDSLFPLDQGDRMAKAIAANGAPVSVDWFAGGHDGGTETSDRVDGRITAWFDHYLKKDGADTGPAFRVTRTGGVDSTGFQAVLRGADADQYPGLGGTQTREVQLTGSQQTVSNPPGGAPPAISTVPGLGALAQASQLGLGLSIDFPGQSATFDSAPLSSGLQLTGSPTVRIQVQSDRPDAVLFAKLYDVGPDGKQTLPQQLAAPVRVGDAATITLPAVDHAFPAGHRLRLVLAATDLAYASPAEPATYHLAVAGPLVVPTVPGLHTEATPLPARTWVLPLVALALAALLLLTARRRRAMPPPDPALAEVPLQITGLSKRYKGATDRYAVQDLGFQVERGQVLGLLGPNGAGKTTTLRMLMGLIRPDEGEIRIFGHAVRPGAPVLSRVGAFVEGAGFLPHLSGRANLELYWRSTGRPAADAHLEEALEIADLGEALERAVRTYSQGMRQRLAIAQAMLGLPDLLILDEPTNGLDPPQIREMREVMIRYAAAGRTVIVSSHLLAEVEQSCTHLVVMDRGRLVTAGEVAEIVGGGELLLVGTPAEFGPDELAAAAEKLGQLAGVAEAEVAGHGLLVRLDGLTATQLIAELVRMDVPVERAGPHRRLEDAFLSLIGGAS, via the coding sequence GTGGACCTTCGCGGACGACTCAAACTGACGCGACGTCGGGTACTGGCCGCTGGGCTGGCGCTGAAGGCTGTCGTGGGGCTCGGCACGGCGGCGGTCGCGTTCGGGGGTGAGCAGGCGGTCCGGGAACAGGACCAGTTCCTCGCGATGCCCGAGGCGCCCGGCAGCAGCGCGCAGGTGTCGATCGACACCTCCTTCTTCACCACCGGCAGCGCGCCGAGGCCTGCCGTCCTGCTCGCGCACGGGTTCGGTGGCAGCAAGACCGACGAGGTGGGGGAGGCCAAGAAGCTCGCGCGCTCCGGGTACGCGGTGCTGACCTGGTCGGCGCGCGGGTTCGGGAAGTCGACGGGGAAGATCGGGCTCAACGCACAGGACGGCGAGGTGCAGGACCTCAAGCACCTGGTGGACTGGCTGGCGCAGCGGCCCGAGGTGCAGTTGGACGGACCGGGGGATCCGAAGGTCGGGATCACCGGGGCGTCCTACGGCGGCGCGATCTCGCTGCTCGGGGCGGCGGCGGATGCGCGGATCGATGCGATCGCGCCGGTGATCACCTGGTGGGACCTGTCACAGGCGCTGTTCCCGCAGAACGTGCAGGGCGGTTCGCCGGCTGACGGGGTGTTCAAGAAGCTCTGGGCCGGGATCTTCTTCACCTCGGGGTCGGCCGGGGATCTGACCGCCTCCACCACCGGCAAGCCCGCCAAGTCCGCGCCCGCGAGCGGCCCACCGGGCTGCGGTCGGTTCACCGACGAACTCTGTGCGATGTACAACCGGGTGGCCACCGCCGGGCGCCCCGATCCGGACGCGGTGGCGTTGCTGCGAAAGTCGAGCCCGTCGACTTTCGCGTCGAGCATCAAGGTCCCCACCCTGGTGGTCCAGGGCCAGCAGGACTCGCTCTTCCCGCTCGACCAGGGCGACCGGATGGCCAAGGCGATCGCCGCCAACGGCGCGCCGGTCTCGGTGGACTGGTTCGCCGGCGGGCACGACGGCGGCACCGAGACCAGCGACCGGGTGGACGGCCGGATCACCGCCTGGTTCGACCATTACCTGAAGAAGGACGGGGCTGACACGGGACCGGCCTTCCGGGTCACCCGCACCGGCGGGGTGGACTCCACCGGCTTCCAGGCGGTGCTGCGCGGCGCCGACGCGGACCAGTACCCCGGCCTGGGCGGGACGCAGACCCGCGAGGTCCAGCTGACGGGAAGTCAGCAGACCGTCTCGAACCCGCCCGGCGGCGCGCCCCCCGCGATCTCCACCGTCCCCGGCCTCGGCGCCCTCGCACAGGCCTCGCAGCTCGGGCTCGGGCTCTCGATCGACTTCCCCGGCCAGTCGGCCACCTTCGACTCGGCACCCCTGTCGAGCGGCCTGCAGCTGACGGGAAGTCCGACCGTCAGGATCCAGGTGCAGTCCGACCGCCCGGACGCCGTGCTCTTCGCCAAGCTCTACGACGTGGGCCCCGACGGCAAGCAGACGCTGCCGCAGCAACTCGCCGCCCCGGTGCGGGTCGGCGACGCGGCGACCATCACCCTCCCCGCCGTCGACCACGCCTTCCCCGCCGGCCACCGCCTGCGCCTGGTGCTGGCCGCGACCGACCTCGCCTACGCCTCGCCCGCCGAGCCGGCCACCTATCACCTGGCGGTGGCCGGCCCGCTGGTCGTCCCCACCGTGCCAGGACTGCACACCGAAGCGACCCCGCTGCCCGCTCGTACCTGGGTGCTGCCGCTGGTGGCGCTCGCCCTCGCGGCGCTGCTCCTGCTCACCGCCCGGCGGCGCCGCGCGATGCCGCCGCCCGACCCGGCCCTGGCCGAGGTCCCCCTGCAGATCACCGGCCTGAGCAAGCGCTACAAGGGCGCCACCGACCGCTACGCCGTCCAGGACCTCGGCTTCCAGGTGGAACGCGGCCAGGTGCTCGGCCTGCTCGGCCCCAACGGCGCGGGCAAGACCACCACCCTGCGCATGCTGATGGGCCTGATCCGCCCGGACGAGGGCGAGATCCGGATCTTCGGCCACGCCGTCCGCCCGGGCGCGCCGGTGCTCTCCCGGGTCGGCGCCTTCGTGGAGGGCGCCGGCTTCCTGCCGCACCTGTCCGGGCGCGCCAACCTGGAGCTCTACTGGCGCAGCACCGGTCGCCCGGCCGCGGACGCGCACCTCGAGGAGGCGCTGGAGATCGCCGACCTCGGCGAGGCCCTGGAACGCGCCGTGCGCACGTACTCGCAGGGCATGCGCCAGCGGTTGGCGATCGCGCAGGCCATGCTCGGGCTGCCGGACCTGCTGATCCTGGACGAGCCGACCAACGGGCTCGACCCGCCGCAGATCCGCGAGATGCGCGAGGTGATGATCCGCTACGCCGCGGCCGGGCGGACCGTCATCGTCTCCAGCCACCTGCTCGCCGAGGTGGAGCAGAGCTGCACCCATCTGGTGGTGATGGACCGCGGCCGGCTGGTCACCGCGGGCGAGGTGGCCGAGATCGTCGGCGGCGGCGAGCTGCTGCTGGTCGGCACGCCCGCCGAGTTCGGACCGGACGAGCTGGCGGCGGCCGCCGAGAAGCTGGGCCAGCTCGCCGGGGTCGCCGAGGCGGAGGTGGCCGGGCACGGCCTGCTGGTCCGGCTGGACGGCCTGACGGCCACCCAGCTGATCGCCGAACTCGTCCGGATGGACGTCCCGGTGGAGCGGGCCGGTCCGCACCGCCGCCTGGAGGACGCGTTCCTCTCGCTGATCGGAGGCGCCTCGTGA
- a CDS encoding ABC transporter permease: MTTAQFRPRAEPDDRAAGYRPQHTLPLRVEALRQLRRRRTLIIAAVLFAMPFIVLAAFQIGGMPSRADRTTFIELATASGPNFAATMLFMGTGFLLVIPVALFCGDTVAAEAGWSSLRYLLAAPVPRARLLARKLTVGLLFSAAAIVLLPLVGLGVGTAAYGWGDLKLPTGGSLSGAEALPRLAIAVGFIILSELVVAALAFYLSTATDAPLGAVGGAVFISIITGVLDAITALGGLREWLPAHWQYAWADALQPQLEWGGMVQGVSVSLSYAVILLALAFRGFARKDIVS; this comes from the coding sequence GTGACGACCGCCCAGTTCCGGCCCCGGGCCGAGCCCGACGACCGGGCGGCCGGCTACCGGCCGCAGCACACCCTGCCGCTGCGGGTGGAGGCGCTGCGCCAACTTCGGCGCCGGCGCACCCTGATCATCGCGGCGGTGCTCTTCGCGATGCCGTTCATCGTGCTGGCGGCCTTCCAGATCGGCGGCATGCCGAGCCGGGCCGACCGCACCACCTTCATCGAGCTGGCCACCGCCTCCGGGCCGAACTTCGCGGCCACCATGCTCTTCATGGGCACCGGGTTCCTGTTGGTGATCCCGGTCGCGCTGTTCTGCGGGGACACCGTGGCCGCCGAGGCGGGCTGGTCCTCGCTGCGCTACCTGCTCGCCGCGCCGGTGCCCCGGGCTCGGCTGCTGGCCCGGAAGCTGACCGTCGGCCTGCTCTTCTCGGCGGCCGCGATCGTGCTGCTGCCGCTGGTCGGACTCGGGGTCGGCACCGCCGCCTACGGCTGGGGCGACCTCAAGCTGCCCACCGGCGGCAGCCTGTCCGGCGCCGAGGCGCTGCCCCGGCTCGCCATCGCGGTGGGCTTCATCATCCTCAGCGAGCTGGTGGTGGCGGCGCTGGCCTTCTACCTCTCCACGGCCACCGACGCGCCGCTCGGCGCGGTCGGAGGGGCGGTCTTCATCTCGATCATCACCGGGGTGCTGGACGCCATCACCGCCCTGGGCGGTCTGCGCGAGTGGCTGCCCGCGCACTGGCAGTACGCCTGGGCGGACGCGCTGCAGCCGCAGCTGGAGTGGGGCGGCATGGTGCAGGGCGTGTCGGTCTCGCTGTCCTACGCGGTGATCCTGCTGGCGCTGGCCTTCCGGGGCTTCGCGCGCAAGGACATCGTGTCGTAG
- a CDS encoding dienelactone hydrolase family protein, whose amino-acid sequence MAQILLLHSAYGLRPAVHAAADRLRAAGHQVHLPDLYDGRLFETVEEGMAYREEVGTDELLRRAVSAAAPLLTPGTRLVYAGFSLGGALAQNLALADEQALALLLLHGTSDVRDEASTEIPVQLHVAEPDPFETEDWLNAWYLRMRKAGADVEVHRYRGAGHLFTDPELPDYDAEAAERTWAVALDFLREVERG is encoded by the coding sequence GTGGCCCAGATCCTCCTCCTCCACTCCGCCTACGGCCTGCGCCCGGCCGTGCACGCGGCCGCCGACCGGCTCCGGGCGGCCGGGCACCAGGTGCACCTGCCCGACCTGTACGACGGCCGGCTCTTCGAGACCGTCGAGGAGGGCATGGCCTACCGCGAGGAGGTCGGCACCGACGAGCTGCTCCGACGGGCCGTCAGCGCGGCCGCCCCGCTGCTCACCCCGGGCACCCGCCTGGTCTACGCGGGCTTCTCGCTCGGCGGCGCGCTGGCGCAGAACCTGGCGCTCGCCGATGAGCAAGCGCTTGCTCTGCTGCTCCTGCACGGCACCTCGGACGTGCGCGACGAGGCGAGCACCGAGATCCCGGTCCAGCTGCACGTGGCCGAGCCCGACCCGTTCGAGACCGAGGACTGGCTGAACGCCTGGTACCTGCGGATGCGCAAGGCCGGGGCGGACGTCGAGGTGCACCGCTACCGCGGGGCCGGCCACCTGTTCACCGACCCCGAGCTGCCGGACTACGACGCCGAGGCCGCCGAGCGGACCTGGGCGGTCGCGCTCGACTTCCTCCGCGAGGTGGAGCGGGGCTGA